From a region of the Heliangelus exortis chromosome 19, bHelExo1.hap1, whole genome shotgun sequence genome:
- the POLE gene encoding DNA polymerase epsilon catalytic subunit A: protein MRLRGGGDPEGSRAGVRRAGGYQESAAEGAGAGRDDGPALSALKRLERSLRTDRLDELFGFERLAEPGERTGWLINMHPTEVLDEDRRSVSAVDYYFIQEDGSRFKVALPYKPYFYIATQKGCEREVSSFLSKKFQGKIAKLETVPKEDLDLPNHLVGLKRNYIKLSFYTVDELVKVRKEISPAVRKNRERDQASDVYTAMLASALSGGSLSTEEEGPSRKVASQMDNIVDMREYDVPYHVRLSIDLKIHVAHWYNVRYRGSTYPPEITRREDLVERPDPVVLAFDIETTKLPLKFPDAETDQIMMISYMIDGQGYLITNREIVSEDIEDFEFTPKPEYEGPFCVFNEPDEAHLIQRWFEHVQETKPTIVVTYNGDFFDWPFVEARAAAHGINMYQEIGFQKDSQGEYKASQCIHMDCLRWVKRDSYLPVGSHNLKAAAKAKLGYDPVELDPEEMCRMAMEEPQTLATYSVSDAVATYYMYMKYVHPFIFALCTIIPMEPDEVLRKGSGTLCEALLMVQAYHANIIFPNKQEQEFNKLTEDGHVLDSETYVGGHVEALESGVFRSDIPCRFKMNPAAFDFLVQHVEKTLRHAIEEEEGLPLEQVTNFQEVCDEIKVKLNSLKDVPNRIECPLIYHLDVGAMYPNIILTNRLQPSAMVDEATCAACDFNKPGANCQRRMTWQWRGEFMPASRSEYHRIQQQLESEKFPPLSPEGTPRAFHELSREEQAKYEKKRLADYCRKAYKKIHVTKVEERVTTICQRENSFYVDTVRAFRDRRYEFKGLHKVWKKKLSAAVETGDASEVKRCKNMEILYDSLQLAHKCILNSFYGYVMRKGARWYSMEMAGIVCFTGANIITQARELIEQIGRPLELDTDGIWCVLPNSFPENFVIKSTNAKKPKVTISYPGAMLNILVKEGFTNDQYQELQDPASLTYITRSENSIFFEVDGPYLAMILPASKEEGKKLKKRYAVFNEDGSLAELKGFEVKRRGELQLVKIFQSSVFEAFLKGSTLEEVYASVAKVADYWLDVLYSKAANMPDSELFELISENRSMSRKLEDYGEQKSTSISTAKRLAEFLGDQMVKDAGLSCRFIISKKPEGSPVTERAIPLAIFQAEPSVRKHYLRKWLKSPSLQDFNIRAILDWDYYIERLGSTIQKIITIPAALQQVKNPVPRVRHPDWLHKKLLEKNDVYKQKKINELFTSEGKRQVLTNQPLGGTPSSQIGDIEDFGAAKTLQPLVPITNKRKRVPAAEESQQMSQYVELSQSWREILGPPPPLGTTKEEQLVWLRYHQKKWELQARQRRERRKRRRLEDGEVTAGGGVVRDTLSKGLSAYLRRTARSILDLPWQIVQIAETNQPGLFRLWALIGSDLHCIRLSIPRVFYVNQRVPKPEEGTAYRRVNRILPRSNLVYNLYEYSVPEDMYQEHINEINADLSAPDIEGVYETQVPLLLRALIRLGCVCMVSRQLVRHLAGREAETFDIEHLEMRSLAQFTYLEPGSIRHIYLYHSSQGSKALLGLFIPSQRKAAVFVLDKVRSNQMPNLTTLFSAEHKALLEKVGKELLPPDKHTFEVRAETDPKAVYRAIQRLLLGYKDERRGPTLLAVQSNWDLKQLANGIPIIEEFPLVPIRLVDDISYSVLDWQRHAARRMIRSYLNLDTCLSQAFEMSRYYHIPIGNLPDDISTFGSDLFFSRHLHRHNHLLWLSPTARPDLGGKEADDNRLVMEFDERASVEINNPGCYSTVCLELDIQSLAVNTVLQSHHINDMEGGSSMSISFDVIQQASLEDMVTGNQAANIPASYDETALCSNTFRILKSMVVSWVKEITQYHNVYADNQVIHFYRWLRSPSSLLYDPALHRTLHNMMKKLFLQLVAEFKRLGSSVVYANFNRIILCTKKRRIEDAISYMEYIINSIHSKEIFHSLTISFSRCWEFLLWMDPANYGGIKGKVDSRIHYGEQDTSKRQVLEEDNSEEEEEEAAAGEEEEEGEPNMEELLENNWNIAQFLPQAASCQSYFLMIVSAYIVAVYHSMKEELRRSSPGSTPIKRRSTTQVSQEALGEMGAMPGMITFSQDYVANELTQSFFTITQKIQKKVAGSRNATEPSDMFPVLPGSYLPLNNPALEFIKYVCKVLSLDTNITNQVNKLRRDLLRLIEVGEFSEAAQFQDPCRSYVLPEVICRNCNFCRDLDLCKDPALSQDASVLPIWVCSNCQAQYDSDAIEAALVEALQKKLMAFVLQDLVCEKCHGVKETHMPVYCSCAGNFTLTISSQTFMEHIKVFQNIARHYGMAYLLETVEWLLHTTPKLQQ, encoded by the exons ATGCGGCTGCGGGGCGGGGGAGACCCTGAAGGGTCGCGGGCCGGGGTGCGGAGGGCGGGGGGGTACCAGGAGTCGGCGGCTGAGggtgcaggagctggcagggacgATGGCCCCGCGCTCTCCGCTCTCAAGCGGCTGGAGCGATCGCTGCGCACGGACCGGCTGGATGAGCTGTTCGGTTTCGAGCGGCTGGCGGAGCCCGGCGAGAGGACGGGCTGGCTCATCAACATGCACCCG ACGGAGGTGCTGGACGAGGACCGGCGGTCGGTGAGCGCTGTGGATTATTACTTCATCCAGGAGGACGGGAGCCGCTTCAAG GTGGCTCTGCCCTACAAGCCCTACTTCTACATTGCTACCCAGAAG GGCTGTGAGCGAGAAGtgtcctccttcctctccaagAAATTCCAAGGGAAGATTGCAAAGCTTGAGACTGTCCCTAAAGAAGACTTGGACCTG CCAAACCACTTAGTGGGCCTGAAGAGGAACTACATCAAGCTGTCCTTCTACACGGTGGATGAGTTGGTGAAGGTGCGGAAAGAGATCTCTCCTGCTGTGAGGAAAAACAGAGAGCGAGACCAGGCGAGCGATGTCTACACAGCCATGCTGGCAAG tgccctgAGCGGAGGCAGCCTCAGCACAGAGGAGGAAGGGCCCTCCAGGAAGGTTGCCAGCCAGATGGACAACATTGTGGACATGCGAGAGTATGATGTGCCCTACCATGTTCGCCTCTCCATCGACCTGAAGATCCATGTG gcTCACTGGTACAACGTGCGATACCGGGGCAGCACCTACCCCCCCGAAATCACCCGACGAGAAGACCTCGTGGAGCGCCCG GATCCTGTCGTTCTTGCCTTTGACATTGAAACTACCAAACTCCCTCTGAAGTTCCCTGATGCAGAGACAGACCAGATCATGATGATCTCCTACATGATTGATGGGCAG GGCTACCTGATCACAAACAGGGAGATCGTTTCCGAAGATATTGAAGACTTTGAGTTTACTCCCAAGCCGGAGTATGAGGGTCCCTTTTGTGTCTTTAATGAACCAGATGAA GCTCATTTAATCCAGAGGTGGTTTGAGCATGTCCAGGAGACCAAACCCACCATCGTTGTCACATACAATGGAGACTTCTTTGACTG GCCCTTTGTGGaagcaagagcagcagctcatggAATTAACATGTATCAGGAAATTGGGTTTCAGAAGGACAGCCAGGGAGAGTACAAAGCATCCCAGTGCATCCACATGGACTGTCTGAG GTGGGTGAAGAGAGACAGTTACCTCCCAGTGGGAAGTCACaatctgaaagcagcagctaaAGCAAAACTGGGTTACGACCCAGTGGAACTGGACCCTGAAGAGATGTGCCGGATGGCTATGGAGGAGCCTCAG ACCCTGGCCACCTATTCAGTGTCGGATGCAGTTGCTACCTATTACATGTACATGAAGTATGTGCACCCTTTCATTTTTGCCTTGTGTACCATCATTCCAATGGAGCCTGATGAG GTGTTAAGAAAAGGATCTGGGACACTGTGCGAGGCACTGCTGATGGTTCAGGCCTATCATGCCAACATAATCTTCCCCAACAAGCAGGAGCAGGAGTTCAACAAGCTTACAGAAGATGGCCACGTGCTGGACTCAGAGACCTACGTGGGAGGCCATGTGGAAGCATTGGAATCAGGAGTCTTCCGCAGTGACATCCCGTGCCGCTTCAAAATG AACCCAGCTGCCTTTGACTTCTTGGTGCAGCACGTGGAGAAGACTCTGCGACACGCCattgaggaggaggagggtttGCCATTGGAGCAGGTCACCAACTTCCAGGAG GTCTGTGATGAAATCAAGGTCAAGCTCAATTCCCTGAAGGATGTTCCAAACAGAATTGAGTGTCCCCTCATCTACCATCTGGATGTGGGGGCCATGTATCCCAACATCATTCTGACCAACAGGTTGCAG CCCTCAGCCATGGTGGATGAGGCCACATGTGCTGCCTGTGACTTCAACAAGCCGGGTGCCAACTGCCAGCGCCGGATGACGTGGCAGTGGAGAGGAGAGTTCA TGCCCGCCAGCCGCAGCGAGTACCACCgcatccagcagcagctggagtcAGAGAAGTtcccccctctgtcccctgagGGAACACCCCGGGCCTTCCATGAGCTCTCCCGGGAAGAACAAGCCAAGTATGAGAAAAAGCGTCTGgcag ATTACTGCCGCAAGGCATACAAGAAGATCCACGTCACCAAGGTGGAGGAGAGAGTCACCACCATCTGCCAGAGGGAAAACTCTTTCTATGTGGACACAGTGCGAGCTTTCAGGGACCGCCGCTACGAGTTTAAGGGGCTGCACAAG GTGTGGAAAAAGAAGCTGTCTGCAGCAGTGGAGACAGGAGATGCCTCTGAAGTGAAGCGCTGCAAGAACATGGAAATCCTGTATGACTCCCTGCAGCTGGCCCACAAATGCATCCTCAACTCCTTCTATGGCTATGTCATGCGGAAAGG AGCTCGCTGGTATTCCATGGAAATGGCTGGCATTGTCTGCTTCACTGGAGCCAATATCATCACCCAGGCCAGGGAGCTGATAGAGCAGATTGG GAGACCTCTGGAACTGGATACTGATGGGATTTGGTGTGTCCTCCCAAACAGCTTCCCAGAGAACTTTGTCATCAAGTCAACCAATGCCAAGAAGCCAAAAGTGACAATCTCGTACCCAGGTGCCATGCTTAACATCCTGGTGAAG GAAGGCTTCACAAATGACCAGtaccaggagctgcaggacccaGCCTCCCTCACCTACATTACACGCTCAGAGAACAGCATCTTTTTTGAAGTGGATGGACCATACCTGGCCATGATCCTCCCAGCTTCCAAGGAAGAGggcaagaagctgaagaaaag GTATGCAGTGTTCAATGAGGATGGGTCCCTGGCTGAACTGAAGGGATTTGAGGTGAAGCGCCGGGGAGAACTGCAGCTGGTGAAGATATTCCAGTCCTCTGTGTTTGAAGCCTTTCTGAAAGGCAGCACCCTGGAGGAAGTCTATGCTTCTGTGGCCAAGGTGGCCGATTACTGGCTGGATGTGCTCTACAGCAAG GCTGCCAACATGCCAGATTCAGAGCTGTTTGAGCTCATCTCAGAGAACCGGTCCATGTCACGCAAGCTGGAAGACTATGGGGAGCAGAAGTCCACCTCCATCAGCACTGCCAAGCGCCTGGCAGAGTTCCTGGGGGACCAGATGGTGAAGGATGCCGGGCTGAGCTGCCGATTCATCATTTCCAAGAAACCAGAGGGGTCTCCAGTCACTGAAAG GGCCATCCCCCTTGCCATCTTCCAAGCTGAGCCCAGTGTGCGCAAACACTACCTCCGAAAATGGTTGAAGAGCCCCTCACTGCAGGACTTCAACATCCGTGCG ATCCTGGATTGGGACTACTACATCGAGAGGCTGGGCAGCACCATCCAGAAGATCATCACCattcctgcagccctgcagcag GTGAAGAACCCGGTGCCACGGGTCCGGCACCCAGACTGGCTCCACAAGAAACTGCTGGAGAAGAATGATGTgtacaaacagaagaaaatcaatGAGCTCTTCACTTCAGAAGGCAAGAGACAG GTCCTCACCAACCAGCCCCTGGGGGGCACTCCCAGCTCACAGATTGGTGATATAGAGGACTTTGGGGCTGCCAAAACCCTTCAGCCACTGGTTCCCATCACAAACAAGCGGAAGCGAGTCCCTGCGGCAGAAGAAAGCCAACAGATGTCCCAGTACGTGGAGCTGTCTCAGTCCTGGAGAGAGATCTTGGGTCCACCTCCACCCCTGGGCACCACCAAG gaggagcagctggtcTGGCTGCGCTACCACCAGAAGAAGTGGGAGCTGCAGGCTCGGCAGCGGCGGGAGCGGCGGAAAAGGCGGCGTCTGGAGGACGGGGAGGTGACAGCAGGTGGAGGAGTGGTCCGGGACACCCTCTCCAAAGGGCTGAGCGCCTACCTGCGCAGGACCGCCCGCAGCATCCTGGATTTGCCCTGGCAGATCGTGCAG ATTGCCGAGACCAACCAGCCCGGGCTGTTCAGGCTGTGGGCACTGATTGGAAGTGACCTGCACTGCATCAGACTGAGCATACCCAGAGTCTTCTATGTCAACCAGCGTGTCCCAAAGCCAGAGGAAGGAACAGCCTACAGGAGG GTGAACAGGATCCTGCCCCGCTCTAACTTAGTTTACAACCTGTATGAATACTCTGTCCCTGAAGACATGTACCAAGAGCACATCAATGAAATCAACGCAGACCTCTCCGCTCCAGACATCGAGGGAGTGTATGAGACACAG GTGCCGCTTCTCCTCCGTGCCCTGATCCGCCTGGGCTGTGTGTGCATGGTCAGCAGGCAGCTGGTCAGGCACCTGGCAGGGCGAGAGGCTGAAACCTTTGACATCGAGCACCTGGAGATGCGCTCGCTGGCCCAGTTCACTTATCTGGAGCCAG GGAGTATTCGCCACATCTACCTATACCACAGCTCCCAGGGCAGCAAGGCACTCTTGGGCCTCTTCATTCCCTCTCAGCGCAAAGCTGCTGTCTTTGTGCTGGACAAG GTCCGCAGCAACCAGATGCCAAATCTCACCACCCTCTTCTCAGCAGAGCACAAAGCACTGCTGGAAAAGGtgggcaaggagctgctgcctccagacAAGCACACCTTTGAGGTGCGGGCTGAGACCGACCCCAAGGCAGTCTACAGAGCCatccagaggctgctgctgggctaCAAG GATGAGCGCCGGGGCCCCACACTGTTGGCTGTGCAGTCTAACTGGGACCTGAAACAGCTGGCAAATGGGATCCCAATCATTGAGGAGTTCCCCTTGGTCCCCATCCGGCTGGTGGATGACATCAGCTACTCAGTCCTGGACTGGCAGCGCCATGCTGCCCGCCGCATGATCCGCTCCTACCTCAACCTGGACACCTGCCTCTCCCAAGCTTTCGAGATGAGCAG GTACTACCACATCCCTATTGGGAACCTCCCAGATGACATCTCCACCTTTGGCTCTGACCTCTTCTTCTCGCGCCACCTCCATCGCCACAACCACTTGCTGTGGCTCTCACCCACTGCCCGCCCAGACCTGGGGGGTAAGGAGGCTGATGACAACCGTCTGGTGATGGAGTTTGATGAAAGGGCCTCTGTGGAGATAAACAACCCCGGCTGCTATTCCACCg TGTGTCTGGAGCTGGACATCCAGAGCCTGGCTGTAAACACAGTCTTACAGTCCCACCACATCAACGACATGGAAGGAGGCTCCAGTATGAGCATCAGCTTTGATGTGATTCAGCAGGCATCCCTAGAAGACATGGTGACAGGGAACCAGGCTGCCAACATCCCAGCCAGCTATGATGAAACTGCCCTCTGCTCCAACACTTTCAG gATCCTGAAGAGCATGGTGGTGAGCTGGGTGAAGGAGATCACGCAGTATCACAATGTCTATGCAGACAACCAGGTCATTCACTTCTACCGCTGGCTCCgctccccttcctccctgctctaTGACCCAGCGCTGCACCGCACACTCCACAACATGATGAAGAAGCTTTTCCTGCA GCTGGTGGCCGAGTTCAAGCGCCTGGGTTCCTCAGTGGTTTACGCCAACTTTAACCGCATCATTCTGTGCACCAAGAAGCGGCGCATCGAGGATGCCATCAGCTACATGGAGTACATCATCAAcag CATCCACTCCAAGGAGATTTTCCACTCTCTGACAATCTCCTTCTCCCGCTGCTGGGAGTTCCTGCTCTGGATGGATCCAGCAAATTATGGAGGTATCAAAGGAAAAGTGGATTCTCGCATCCACTATGGGGAG CAGGACACCAGCAAGAGGCAAGTGTTGGAGGAGGATAAtagtgaggaagaagaggaggaggcagcagcaggggaagaagaggaggaaggagagccAAacatggaggagctgctggagaacaACTGGAACATTGCTCAGTTTCTGCCCcaggctgcctcctgccagagcTACTTCCTGATGATTGTGTCAG CCTACATTGTGGCTGTGTACCACAGCATGAAGGAGGAGCTTCGGCGCAGTTCTCCTGGGAGCACCCCCATCAAGAGGAGAAGCACCACCCAGGTGTCCcaggaggcactgggagagatgGGGGCCATGCCAG GCATGATCACCTTCTCACAGGACTATGTGGCCAATGAGCTCACCCAGAGCTTTTTCACCATCACCCAGAAGATTCAGAAGAAGGTGGCTGGTTCTCGTAATGCCACTGAGCCTTCAGACATGTTCCCAGTGCTGCCTGGCTCCTACTTGCCCCTCAACAACCCAGCTCTTGAGTTCATCAAATACGTTTGCAAG GTCCTCTCCCTGGATACAAATATAACCAACCAAGTGAACAAACTGCGCCGGGACCTGCTGCGCCTCATTGAGGTGGGGGAGTTCTCAGAAGCAGCCCAGTTTCAGGACCCTTGCCGCTCCTATGTGCTCCCAGAAGTCATCTGCAGGAACTGCAACTTCTGCAGGGACCTGGACTTGTGCAAGGACCCTGCCCTCTCCCAG GATGCGTCGGTGCTGCCCATCTGGGTCTGCTCCAACTGCCAGGCCCAGTACGACTCTGATGCCATTGAAGCAGCACTGGTGGAAGCCCTGCAGAAGAAGCTGATGGCCTTTGTGCTGCAGGACCTG GTGTGCGAGAAGTGTCATGGTGTGAAGGAGACCCACATGCCTGTGTACTGCAGCTGCGCTGGAAACTTCACCCTCACCATCTCCTCCCAG ACCTTCATGGAGCACATCAAGGTCTTCCAGAACATTGCCCGGCACTATGGCATGGCCTACCTCCTGGAAACTGTCGAGTGGCTCCTGCACACCACCCCCAAGCTCCAGCAATGA
- the MAJIN gene encoding membrane-anchored junction protein, whose translation MMALKPFTYPLPETRFLHVGRLVYKFKIRYGNFHSAPDLSNTESAAKELEEAIRVVLGNLDDLHPFSTDHFTIFPYLSKWERVSKMRFKRENVCLVPYPYICTMYLELNSFQQSLSHGKEVNKDRDESIKRRNEVLQSASVEEPMKRRRVEIRAETSCPSLDMDRAGDECVHHMSVAKPGSEMNSSKGNECECSPASLSMGCNRMSSWGPVESNPEQRTAAEQSEGAMQLLQQRDQAVSRGHVKSEGRGLSKFWRSIIVSPLQHLFGGKD comes from the exons atgatGGCATTGAAACCATTTACCTATCCACTGCCTGAAACAAGGTTTCTTCACGTGGGCAGGCTCGTGTACAAATTTAAAATCCGCTATGGCAACTTCCACAG CGCTCCTGATCTCAGCAACACTGAAAGTGCTGCCAAGGAGTTAGAG GAAGCAATTCGAGTAGTCCTTGGAAATCTGGATGATTTACACCCATTTTCTACAGACCACTTCACTATCTTTCCCT ATTTGAGCAAGTGGGAGAGAGTATCAAAGATGAGATTCAAGCGTGAGAATGTCTGTCTGGTGCCTTATCCCTACATTTGCACAATGTATCTAGAACTCAACTCATTTCAGCAAAGCCTGTCTCATG GAAAAGAAGTAAACAAGGACCGTGATGAGTCT atcaaaagaagaaatgaagtgtTACAAAGTGCTTCAGTGGAAGAGCCAATGAAGAGGAGAAGAGTGGAAATCAGAGCAGAGACCTCATGCCCATCTTTGGATATGGACAG AGCTGGAGACGAGTGTGTTCACCATATGAGTGTAGCAAAGCCTGGATCTGAAATG aaTTCCTCCAAAGGAAATGAGTGTGAGTGTAGTCCAGCATCCCTTTCCATGGGCTGTAACCGAATGAGCTCCT GGGGACCTGTGGAATCTAACCCTGAACAAagaacagcagctgagcagtcTGAGGGTGCAATGCAGCTACTGCAGCAAAGGGACCAAGCAGTAAGCAGAGGACATGTTAAGTCAGAAGGAAGAGGTCTCTCCAAGTTCTGGAGAAG CATAATCGTGTCTCCACTGCAGCATCTTTTTGGAGGAAAGGACTGA